From a region of the Opisthocomus hoazin isolate bOpiHoa1 chromosome 21, bOpiHoa1.hap1, whole genome shotgun sequence genome:
- the C21H17orf67 gene encoding uncharacterized protein C17orf67 homolog, which yields MKQFLVFVFFLVLMTTFTDTSPILSEKDGKQIMRTRPEDRPRKAGFPDGANEGRPIGTDVCYY from the exons ATGAAGCAGTTTCTTGTGTTTGTCTTCTTTTTGGTTCTGATGACCACTTTTACAG ACACTTCACCAATTTTGTCTGAAAAAGACGGCAAACAGATTATGAGAACTCGTCCTGAAGACAGACCAAGAAAAGCTGGCTTCCCTGATGGAGCCAATGAGG GAAGACCAATCGGCACTGATGTCTGCTACTACTAG